The sequence GAAAGGCAAGTGGAATACAAGTAGGGGCAGCAGCCGCTGCAGTTTTAGAAGAATAGAGGAGGCCCTGGCATTTGTCAGGGCACCCCTAAGTTTTTTCTTTATTTATATTGAGTTTTTGGGAAGGAGGTGTCATGGATGCCAACAATTAACCAGTTAGTCCGTAAAGGAAGACAAAAGGTAGTTAAGAAATCAACTGCTCCTGCTTTGGAGGGTGCTCCACAAAAAAGAGGAGTATGTATAAGGGTTTCAACAATGACTCCTAAAAAACCAAATTCTGCTCTTAGGAAAGTGGCAAGGGTACGTTTGACTAACGGTACTGAAGTTAATGCGTATATCCCAGGTATTGGTCACAACCTACAAGAACACTCTGTTGTATTAGTAAGGGGTGGTAGGGTAAAAGACTTACCAGGTGTTCGTTACCATATAGTACGTGGTGCTTTAGATACCGCTGGTGTACAAAACCGTCACCAAGGCCGTTCTAAATACGGTGCTAAAAGACCAAAGAAAAAATAAAGATAAATTGATAGCATAAAAAGAAGGAGGGAATCAAATGCCAAGGAAAGGTCCAGTTCCTAAAAGAGATATACTACCTGACCCCATCTACGGCAGTGAGTTAGTTTCCCGAATCATCAACAAAATAATGCTTGATGGTAAAAAGGGTGTAGCTCAATCCATTATGTATGGGGCATTAGATAGAGTAAAAGCCAAGACTGGTAAAGATCCTTTAGAAGTATTAGACGAAGCAATGAAAAATGTTATGCCAGTATTAGAGGTAAAATCTCGTAGGGTTGGTGGATCTAACTATCAAGTTCCAGTTGAAGTTAGACCAGATCGCCGTCGCACTTTAGGTATCCGCTGGTTAGTGGAGTTTGCAAGAAAGCGTGGCGAAAAAACCATGGAAGAGCGTCTTGCTGCTGAAATCATGGATGCTGCAAATAATGTAGGTGCTGCAGTGAAGAAGAAGGAAGACACTCATAAAATGGCAGAAGCAAACAAAGCTTTCGCCCATTATCGTTGGTAAGATTTTAATTAATTTTTTAGATTTAGGAAATATTTTTAAGAATTTATGAAAAAATAGCACTAGAAGGGGGGATAATCATGCCCAGACAATTTCCGTTAGAAAGAACAAGGAATATCGGTATTATGGCTCATATCGATGCAGGGAAAACAACTACCACTGAACGTATCCTTTTCTATACCGGAAGAGTCCATAAAATAGGGGAAGTTCATGAAGGTGCTGCCACTATGGACTGGATGGTTCAAGAACAAGAAAGGGGTATCACCATTACATCTGCTGCAACTACTGCTCAGTGGAAAAATCACAGGATAAACATAATAGATACACCAGGACACGTGGACTTCACAGTAGAAGTAGAAAGGTCCCTCCGTGTACTTGACGGTGCTGTAGGTGTTTTTTGTGCTAAAGGTGGTGTAGAACCACAATCTGAAACAGTTTGGAGACAAGCTGACAAATATGGTGTTCCAAGGATTGCATATGTTAACAAAATGGACATCATTGGTGCTGATTTTT is a genomic window of Anaerobranca gottschalkii DSM 13577 containing:
- the rpsG gene encoding 30S ribosomal protein S7, which produces MPRKGPVPKRDILPDPIYGSELVSRIINKIMLDGKKGVAQSIMYGALDRVKAKTGKDPLEVLDEAMKNVMPVLEVKSRRVGGSNYQVPVEVRPDRRRTLGIRWLVEFARKRGEKTMEERLAAEIMDAANNVGAAVKKKEDTHKMAEANKAFAHYRW
- the rpsL gene encoding 30S ribosomal protein S12 encodes the protein MPTINQLVRKGRQKVVKKSTAPALEGAPQKRGVCIRVSTMTPKKPNSALRKVARVRLTNGTEVNAYIPGIGHNLQEHSVVLVRGGRVKDLPGVRYHIVRGALDTAGVQNRHQGRSKYGAKRPKKK